A stretch of the Carassius auratus strain Wakin unplaced genomic scaffold, ASM336829v1 scaf_tig00038186, whole genome shotgun sequence genome encodes the following:
- the LOC113083461 gene encoding trace amine-associated receptor 13c-like, with protein MNLTTMNQSDVCQEYSCPERSVSFSVYVILYAAAAAVSLLTVCGNLLVIISVSHFKQLHTPANILILSLAVSDLLVGVFVMPLHLSWVIESCWISGPLMCAALKIVNSQATSVSVHTVALIAIDRFLALSSPFLYSEKISPTVTCIATLFNWLFSLLYNFTLLFVNENFNDVTCPEICIVIIDVVSSFIDLIVVFLMPCTIIIILYTHVFVIAKKHATAIRALQIHNRTGSSKNRVGDKSGQKAAILLGILVVVFLLCLLPYFICTLVIPYSDDDLFHVRDVTVTIFFLNSTINPIIYALFYPWFQKSLKLIFTFKVFNKDSSLMNVL; from the coding sequence ATGAATCTTACAACAATGAACCAAAGCGATGTCTGTCAGGAATATTCATGTCCAGAGAgatctgtttctttttctgtctatGTGATTCTGTATGCGGCTGCAGCAGCTGTGTCTCTTCTGACCGTGTGTGGAAACCTGCTGGTCATCATCTCTGTTAGTCACTTCAAGCAGCTCCACACACCTGCAAACATCCTCATCCTCTCTTTGGCTGTGTCTGATCTTCTAGTTGGAGTTTTTGTGATGCCACTGCATTTGTCTTGGGTCATTGAATCATGTTGGATTTCTGGACCACTGATGTGCGCTGCTTTAAAAATTGTGAATAGTCAAGCAACAAGTGTGTCTGTTCATACTGTGGCTCTGATTGCAATTGATCGGTTTTTGGCTTTAAGTTCTCCTTTTCTTTACTCTGAGAAGATCTCACCCACTGTCACCTGCATAGCAACTTTATTTAACTGGCTGTTTTCACTCCTTTATAACTTTACTCTTCTTTTTGTTAATGAAAACTTCAATGATGTCACATGTCCAGAAATATGTATTGTTATTATAGATGTGGTTTCGTCATTTATTGACCTCATAGTTGTGTTTCTTATGCCTTGTacaatcattataatattatacactcaTGTTTTTGTCATTGCTAAGAAACATGCGACTGCTATAAGAGCTCTTCAGATTCACAACAGAACAGGATCCTCCAAAAACAGAGTCGGTGACAAATCAGGACAAAAAGCTGCCATACTGCTAGGGATTCTGGTCGTTGTATTTCTTCTGTGTTTACTGCcgtattttatttgtactttagtGATTCCATACAGTGATGATGATTTGTTTCATGTCAGAGATGTTACCGTAACGATTTTCTTCCTGAACTCCACCATTAATCCCATCATTTATGCTTTATTCTATCCCtggtttcaaaaaagcttaaaattaattttcacatttaaagtgtttaataaaGACTCATCCTTGATGAATGTGCTTTAA